The genomic segment AAAGGAGAAAAATTTCCCGTTATTTCCATGATTTTTGAAGTTGATAAAAAGATAAATGAAAAAAAGACAACCCAGATAATATTAAAAGATGTCCAGTTGATGAGTGATAAATTAAAAGATGTCCAGCATACAGTATCATTCCCGGCTCTTACAATTTTACCTGGAAAATCAGAAAAAATGCAGACTCAAGAAGCAGCAGACTGAAAAACTGGCTTTTAGAAAAATATTAAATCTGCATTGCAATTTTTTTTGTAAACTGCTCATGCCCCATTATAAATCTTGCTGTATGAAACGATCCCATAATAGTTCCAAGAATACCAGGAGCCATTACACTCTGGCCTGCAAGGAACAGACCTTTTACCGATGTCCTGTTAAGCATTGCTGCTGAAAGAAGCTGATCTCTGGAGCGGAGAACTCCATAGGCCGAACCTTCAGGGCTGTTGACCCAGTCTCTTATGGAAAGAGGTGTGTATGTGTCCAGCAGGCTGCAGCCCTGAAAGGAGCCAAGTATTTGTTCGGATTCAGAAATCAATTCCTGTGCAAATTCTTCTTTTGCCTGTACATAATTTTCACCTCTTTTGCCTGTATGGGTGTTTTTCCATTTTTCCCATTTTTCAGGCCTGCCTGAAGTCAGTATTGACAGAACAGATTTGTCTTTTTTTCTGCCCTGTCTTATTTGATAATATTTTACATCAGGTATCTCCCCGTTTTTACCAGATTTAATTTTAAAAATATTAAAAGGAATTTCAGGGTGAGCTGAGGCATCAAGTTCTGCATGAAGGCAGAAAATGCCGAGGGTGTTTTTCAGGCCGGATATCCTGCTTAGGTATAAAGGCCGCACAGCCTTCTCAGGCATCATATTAATAACAGCCATGGGATGAACAGCACCAACAACAACAGGAGCAAAAAGCTCCCTGCCTGAATCCAGACTTATGCCTTTTGCTGTTTTGGATTCTACCAGAATATTTTTAACTTTGTCTCCTGTGATTACCTGTCCCCCAAGCTCTTTTAAACGGTTTACAAACACATCTGCAATTTGTGCATTTTCCTTTAATCTCCATGAAGACAGCAGATAACTTGCAAGGGCCATGTTATGATAAATAACAGGGCATTGTGCAGGAGGAACACCGATCCATCCCGAGGGAACAGAGAAAACCCCTTTAAGTTCAGGTGAGCATTTAAGTTTATTCATCATCTCTTCAACAGGCATAAATAAATCAGTATCTGTTAAACCAGCCTGATCCCCAAATAAAAAATCAAGGGAATTCATTTTTTGGGCAACAGGTTTTAAATATTTCATTATGCCGCTTATCTGCTCCTGCTCACTGGGAAAGGTATCTCTCAGGTTTTGCTCGTAAGCTTCAATACCTTCAGGAAGATCAAATGTAAAATCATCAAACACATATCTGTCAATAATCCCGTTTTGCCCCATTCTTTGAACCTGGATTTTTGAAAATATCCCCATAAATTCAAAAAAACGCCTTAATGCCTGGCCTTGTGCAAGCGCTCCCAGGTAATGTATTCCCACATGGCACTCAAGACCTTTGCGGAAATAGGTGCGCATCATGCCTCCAGGAAGAGGATTTTTTTCCACGACCGTAACATTAAAGCCTGATTTTGCAAGAATAATGGACAGGGAAAGTCCCCCGATTCCTGAGCCTATTATCAAAACATTATCTTTCATTTTCGTACCTTTGCTGCATAAGTGAGCGCACATGTTCCATAAGATTTGAAATGGAAAAGTCTTTGCTGTCATAATCAGGTTCAATGCTGGCAATTAATTCAACAGAAATTGTGTTTGGAACACAGGTATTGAACCAGAATTTATCAGGTCTGTAAAGTCTGTCAGTATTTTTTATAAACAAAACCTGGATCGGGGCCTTGCATTTTCTGGCAATTTTAAATGCACCTTTGCTGAACTGCCCAATGTTTCCGCTGCGGCTTCTTGTTCCTTCAGGGAAAATAAACAGGTTTCCCCCTGATTCAAGATATGATTCCATTGCCTCAAAATGACGTATCATGAGAAGATCAAAATCTCCCCCGGTGGTGGAAGGAATATATCCTGATGTTTTTAATATCCATCCAAAAACAGGCACTTTAAAAAAAACACTTTTAACAACAGTTTTCTGCTTTTCATAAAGGGAAACAAGAAAAATAGGGTCAAGGTAGGATATATGGTTACTGACAATGATTGAAGATCGCAGGGCCAAAACCTTATTTTCAATTTTATAAGAAAGCCCTGGGGTTATGAATTTGACAAGCCCAAAAAAAGATTTTAAAAACAAATGATTAAGTTTTTGCCATGATTTTTCAAGGTTTTTGGAAAATATATATGAGATAAAATACAAAGGCGAAAAAAATATTAAAAAACCTGCAATATAATAAGTCCAGACAGCAAGGGTAACAATAATATCTGCAATATGTTTAAGTGTCATAATATCTTTTTTTACAGTTTCTCTAAAAAATAGTTTATCTGCTTTCTCCACCATAACCAGTCATGGGCAGCATCATGACCCCAGAATTCAGCCTGGCAAGGGATATTTTTTGATTCTAAAATATCTTTTAATGCCTGTGTTTCTCCTATGCAATCATAGGTGCCGCAGCGTTCCCAGTCACCTTGTCCCACACACAATATTATTTTACCCTTCCTGTAATGGTTTATATACAAAGGTTCATTGTTGCCTGGAAGATATATAAGGGGAAAATAAAAATAAAGATGGTCATCCATGTAATCTCCAAGAACATACCTGGAACCATATAAACCGCTCAGTGCTATAACCGTGTCAAAGGTTTCAGGATAGCGGAAAAAGAAATTTGCAGCATGAAAGGCACCCATACTGCAGCCTGTTGCCATGATTTTTCCACTATCTGCACAATGATCATGAATAAAAGGAGCAACCTCTTTTAAAATATAATGCTCATATTCATCATGTCTGTCCGCTCTCTGCCTGGGTGATATGCTGTGGTTAAACCAGGACTGGCTGTCTGCGCTGTCAACTGTAAAAAGTTTTAATCTTCCTTGTTTAATAAACTGGCTGCACGCATTAACCATTCCATTGTTTTCATAATCAAAAAAACGGCCTGATGAAGAAGGAAAAACTATCATTGCTTTTCCTGAGTGTCCGTAAACCTTTAATTCCATATCCTGATTTAATGCAGGACTTTTCCATTTGTGATATTCTATATTCATTGGGGTCTCCTTGAAAATATTGAACATTTTAAATGCCAGTTACTATGATTTAATTTTTGATTTGAATCAAGGTATTTCTGATTGAAAAAGTCTTATGCCGGTATATGAAATCTTGACCTGATGCCGGTAATTTGATAATATATTTTATTAAATTCCATTGAATACAAATCAAAAGGAG from the Desulfonema limicola genome contains:
- a CDS encoding lysophospholipid acyltransferase family protein, translated to MTLKHIADIIVTLAVWTYYIAGFLIFFSPLYFISYIFSKNLEKSWQKLNHLFLKSFFGLVKFITPGLSYKIENKVLALRSSIIVSNHISYLDPIFLVSLYEKQKTVVKSVFFKVPVFGWILKTSGYIPSTTGGDFDLLMIRHFEAMESYLESGGNLFIFPEGTRSRSGNIGQFSKGAFKIARKCKAPIQVLFIKNTDRLYRPDKFWFNTCVPNTISVELIASIEPDYDSKDFSISNLMEHVRSLMQQRYENER
- a CDS encoding esterase family protein, coding for MNIEYHKWKSPALNQDMELKVYGHSGKAMIVFPSSSGRFFDYENNGMVNACSQFIKQGRLKLFTVDSADSQSWFNHSISPRQRADRHDEYEHYILKEVAPFIHDHCADSGKIMATGCSMGAFHAANFFFRYPETFDTVIALSGLYGSRYVLGDYMDDHLYFYFPLIYLPGNNEPLYINHYRKGKIILCVGQGDWERCGTYDCIGETQALKDILESKNIPCQAEFWGHDAAHDWLWWRKQINYFLEKL
- a CDS encoding phytoene desaturase family protein, coding for MKDNVLIIGSGIGGLSLSIILAKSGFNVTVVEKNPLPGGMMRTYFRKGLECHVGIHYLGALAQGQALRRFFEFMGIFSKIQVQRMGQNGIIDRYVFDDFTFDLPEGIEAYEQNLRDTFPSEQEQISGIMKYLKPVAQKMNSLDFLFGDQAGLTDTDLFMPVEEMMNKLKCSPELKGVFSVPSGWIGVPPAQCPVIYHNMALASYLLSSWRLKENAQIADVFVNRLKELGGQVITGDKVKNILVESKTAKGISLDSGRELFAPVVVGAVHPMAVINMMPEKAVRPLYLSRISGLKNTLGIFCLHAELDASAHPEIPFNIFKIKSGKNGEIPDVKYYQIRQGRKKDKSVLSILTSGRPEKWEKWKNTHTGKRGENYVQAKEEFAQELISESEQILGSFQGCSLLDTYTPLSIRDWVNSPEGSAYGVLRSRDQLLSAAMLNRTSVKGLFLAGQSVMAPGILGTIMGSFHTARFIMGHEQFTKKIAMQI